A window from Crocosphaera sp. UHCC 0190 encodes these proteins:
- a CDS encoding fatty acid desaturase: protein MVLQKQESYLGLWLAIAILLLWLSSGLVLMAFPLTQMSWMVIAVGVGVRSFLHTGLFILAHDAMHGNLVPHNLLLNQKIGQIAVSLYACLSYENCQNNHQNHHLNPAQIGDPDFHDGVHCQAIFWYCKFLCSYFSVAQFIKFLGAIALLSLFFHALFDVAYLNLLLFFLVPLVLSSLQLFFFGTYLPHGKAISWPNRAHPTHFLGNCWSLLTCYHFGFYHQEHHAFPQIPWFQLPQATFISQSHQKLL, encoded by the coding sequence ATGGTATTACAGAAACAGGAATCATATTTGGGTTTATGGCTGGCGATCGCTATTCTTTTATTGTGGCTAAGCAGTGGCCTTGTCCTCATGGCTTTTCCCCTGACCCAGATGAGTTGGATGGTGATCGCCGTAGGAGTAGGGGTTCGCTCTTTTTTACACACAGGGTTATTTATCCTTGCCCATGATGCGATGCATGGCAATCTCGTTCCTCACAATCTTCTTCTCAACCAAAAAATAGGTCAAATAGCCGTCAGTTTATATGCTTGCTTGTCCTATGAAAATTGTCAAAACAATCATCAAAATCACCATTTAAACCCGGCACAAATTGGCGATCCTGACTTCCATGATGGAGTCCATTGTCAGGCAATTTTTTGGTATTGTAAATTCCTGTGCAGTTACTTTTCTGTTGCCCAATTTATCAAATTTTTGGGGGCGATCGCTCTATTGTCTCTCTTTTTTCATGCTTTATTTGATGTTGCTTACTTAAATTTATTACTATTTTTCCTGGTTCCTCTGGTCTTGAGTTCGCTTCAGCTTTTCTTTTTTGGGACATATTTGCCTCATGGCAAAGCCATATCTTGGCCAAACAGGGCGCACCCCACTCATTTTTTAGGGAATTGCTGGTCCTTACTAACTTGTTATCACTTTGGCTTCTATCATCAAGAACACCACGCTTTTCCCCAAATTCCTTGGTTTCAACTGCCTCAAGCAACTTTCATTTCCCAAAGTCACCAAAAACTATTATAA
- a CDS encoding glycoside hydrolase family protein, protein MRKNTNPYDYPFRRIYQTFITSVVLMTGGWLLYSSIHDFNPFSLFPKTQSTAKIQPLVMKGGDPYIRALMRTITASEANVSKPYHVLYGGQYVSNLDQHPDICIRIVTGPNQGNCTTAAGRYQFLNTTWASKAKRYHPNSSGLFWWKSYSFEPEYQDKVVYRWLSDPKAWGVNISQLLQAGKIEEVLRLLSGTWTSLGYGIETNSMSSHLPKIYQQMLQEEL, encoded by the coding sequence TTGCGGAAAAATACTAATCCCTATGATTACCCATTTCGCCGTATTTATCAAACCTTTATTACTTCTGTTGTTTTAATGACAGGAGGTTGGTTATTATACTCATCAATTCATGATTTTAATCCCTTTTCTCTTTTTCCTAAAACCCAATCAACCGCTAAAATTCAACCCTTAGTCATGAAAGGGGGCGATCCCTATATTCGGGCATTAATGCGGACAATTACTGCTAGTGAGGCAAATGTCAGCAAACCTTACCATGTTCTCTATGGGGGTCAATATGTCTCGAATTTAGACCAACATCCTGACATTTGTATTAGGATTGTAACCGGCCCCAATCAAGGAAACTGTACCACCGCAGCCGGGCGATATCAATTCCTAAATACTACCTGGGCCAGCAAAGCTAAACGATATCATCCCAACTCTTCAGGACTATTTTGGTGGAAATCCTACAGTTTTGAACCCGAATATCAAGATAAGGTCGTTTATCGTTGGTTAAGCGATCCGAAAGCCTGGGGAGTGAATATTTCCCAATTATTGCAAGCCGGCAAAATTGAGGAGGTATTACGATTACTATCAGGAACTTGGACAAGTTTAGGCTATGGTATTGAAACCAATTCTATGAGTTCCCATTTGCCTAAAATTTATCAGCAAATGTTACAAGAAGAACTTTGA
- a CDS encoding DUF4870 domain-containing protein: MSEELAKRKLLSALCHGSIFFSATVVSIGIPIAILFISDDATIQSNAKEVLNFHLNIWLYGIIFGILTLIIIGWLLLGILGIFTLIMPILAIIQVLSDPNKIFRYPFIFRVL; encoded by the coding sequence ATGAGTGAAGAATTAGCAAAACGCAAGTTATTGTCTGCCTTATGTCACGGTTCTATTTTTTTTAGTGCGACTGTTGTCTCAATTGGTATCCCAATTGCTATTTTATTTATTTCTGATGATGCCACCATTCAAAGTAATGCCAAAGAAGTCTTAAACTTTCACCTAAATATTTGGCTTTATGGTATTATTTTTGGCATTCTTACTTTAATTATTATTGGTTGGCTATTGTTAGGAATTTTAGGAATTTTTACTTTAATTATGCCGATTCTTGCCATTATTCAGGTATTAAGTGACCCGAATAAAATCTTTCGCTATCCTTTTATTTTTAGGGTTTTATAA
- a CDS encoding orange carotenoid-binding protein, producing the protein MPYTVDTARNIFSNTLAADAVPATTARFNQLSAEDQLALIWFAYLEMGKNITIAAPGAANMQFAELTLAQIKEMSFREQSQAMCDLANRIDTPINRTYATWTANIKLGFWYRLGQWMSEGFVAPIPPGYQLSANASAILATICSLEPGQQITVLRNAVVDMGYDPNKIQDYQRLSEPVVVPTEVSKREKVTIEGIDNPTIIQYMTNLNANDFDALIKLFAEDGALQPPFQRPIVGKESILRFFREECQNLKLVPERGVSEPANDDFLQIKVTGTCQTPWFGANVGMNIAWRFLLNPDGQIFFVAVDLLASAKELLNLVRK; encoded by the coding sequence ATGCCTTACACCGTTGATACAGCACGTAATATCTTTTCCAATACCTTGGCCGCAGATGCTGTTCCCGCAACAACAGCCCGTTTTAACCAGCTTAGTGCAGAAGATCAACTGGCGTTGATTTGGTTTGCTTACTTAGAAATGGGAAAAAACATTACGATTGCGGCTCCTGGAGCGGCTAATATGCAGTTTGCTGAATTGACTTTGGCACAGATTAAGGAAATGTCCTTCAGGGAACAATCCCAAGCCATGTGCGATCTAGCCAATCGGATCGATACCCCCATCAATCGTACCTATGCAACATGGACGGCCAACATTAAGCTGGGCTTTTGGTATCGTCTAGGTCAATGGATGTCCGAAGGATTTGTTGCTCCCATTCCTCCCGGTTATCAACTTTCTGCGAATGCTTCGGCAATTCTCGCAACCATTTGTAGTCTTGAACCCGGACAGCAAATCACTGTTTTGAGAAATGCAGTGGTAGACATGGGCTATGATCCGAACAAGATTCAGGACTATCAGCGTCTATCTGAACCTGTCGTTGTACCCACGGAAGTCTCTAAGCGCGAAAAGGTGACTATCGAAGGAATTGATAATCCCACCATTATTCAATATATGACCAATCTCAATGCCAATGATTTTGATGCCCTGATTAAATTGTTTGCAGAAGATGGTGCGCTCCAACCGCCTTTCCAACGCCCTATTGTGGGAAAAGAATCTATACTTCGTTTCTTTAGAGAAGAATGTCAAAATCTTAAACTTGTACCTGAACGGGGTGTGAGTGAACCAGCTAATGATGATTTCCTGCAAATTAAGGTCACTGGGACTTGTCAAACCCCTTGGTTTGGTGCAAATGTCGGCATGAATATTGCTTGGCGTTTTCTGTTAAATCCTGATGGCCAAATATTCTTTGTTGCGGTTGATTTATTGGCATCTGCCAAGGAACTTTTAAACTTGGTGCGTAAATAG
- a CDS encoding ParA family protein, translating into MPDLKSRWKELPENAKEPPVCASFITFFLEALGFNCPDEIFPQFPTGRKNAGNVTVDFAARKNQTSDRFSHNPINPYLILEAKGRNINLTEGTATYRKTVQQLKGYLLDPNSKTVQWGLICNANHVQLFRKHNKVIYPASRCIKITEDNIDAIIANFKQTIWNPPRALTVAIYNNKGGVGKTTTTVNLAGVLSMLGKKVLVIDFDFQQRDLTNSLGIKPNEITLFNVLKGESQDLALTIVNFSHVFPNDTERNIDIIPASNNQQSISDSELELRQYCNVRTLSKLIEELRQKYDYIFIDSPPNKNFFSESSIYAANAVLIPTKHNNLSSLRNAAITISQFIPEIEKYKGKGNPISLPIFFNGEIMTKAQKRITDKAIQVVIEKTQAEENFDLNPYFYLFMQWQKLPN; encoded by the coding sequence ATGCCTGATCTCAAGTCTCGCTGGAAGGAATTACCAGAAAATGCGAAGGAACCTCCTGTTTGTGCTAGTTTTATTACTTTTTTTCTAGAAGCTTTAGGATTTAATTGTCCTGATGAAATATTCCCTCAATTTCCCACAGGAAGGAAAAATGCGGGTAATGTAACAGTTGATTTTGCTGCACGAAAAAACCAAACATCAGATAGATTTAGTCATAATCCGATTAACCCTTATCTTATTTTAGAAGCTAAGGGAAGAAATATTAATTTAACGGAAGGAACGGCTACCTATAGAAAGACAGTACAACAGTTAAAAGGATATTTACTTGATCCCAATTCTAAAACAGTTCAATGGGGATTAATTTGTAATGCTAATCATGTTCAATTATTTCGCAAACACAATAAAGTCATTTATCCCGCTTCTCGTTGTATTAAAATTACTGAAGATAATATTGATGCCATTATTGCTAACTTTAAACAAACAATCTGGAATCCACCTCGCGCTTTAACAGTAGCCATTTATAATAATAAAGGAGGAGTAGGAAAAACAACAACAACAGTCAATTTAGCCGGAGTTTTATCTATGTTAGGTAAAAAAGTCCTAGTGATTGATTTTGATTTTCAACAGCGAGATTTAACCAACTCTTTAGGAATAAAACCTAATGAAATTACATTGTTTAATGTTTTAAAAGGTGAAAGTCAAGATTTGGCTTTAACGATTGTTAATTTTAGTCATGTCTTTCCTAATGACACGGAGCGTAACATTGATATTATTCCTGCTTCCAATAATCAACAATCAATCAGCGATTCTGAGTTAGAATTACGACAATATTGTAATGTACGGACACTGAGTAAACTCATAGAAGAATTAAGACAAAAATATGATTACATTTTTATTGATAGTCCTCCTAATAAAAATTTCTTTAGTGAAAGTTCGATTTACGCGGCTAACGCTGTTTTAATTCCGACTAAACATAATAATCTTTCTTCTTTAAGAAATGCAGCGATAACGATTAGTCAATTTATACCGGAAATAGAGAAATATAAAGGCAAAGGAAATCCAATTTCTTTACCTATTTTTTTTAATGGAGAAATTATGACTAAAGCGCAAAAACGAATAACTGATAAAGCAATTCAAGTAGTAATTGAAAAAACACAAGCAGAGGAAAATTTTGACTTAAATCCCTATTTCTATTTGTTTATGCAGTGGCAAAAGCTGCCCAATTAG
- a CDS encoding Rho termination factor N-terminal domain-containing protein yields MAKAAQLERVWCIIAEASQEAEEISQVLARETIPKINLSTASRDEIKSALRYLIEEGDKPLKGVNLAVATNKIDESDCKFWKNFEPVTKLKCGITKGKKLDSLKQVFYLTPEPKPEPEPIIVKSELNKLTVRELKQLAKDTGITGYSSLKKAELINKLKEKV; encoded by the coding sequence GTGGCAAAAGCTGCCCAATTAGAAAGGGTTTGGTGTATTATTGCTGAAGCTAGTCAAGAAGCAGAAGAAATCAGTCAAGTTTTAGCCAGAGAAACCATTCCTAAAATTAATCTTTCTACTGCATCTAGAGATGAAATTAAATCAGCACTTCGTTATCTAATTGAAGAAGGAGACAAACCCTTAAAAGGGGTAAATTTAGCGGTTGCAACCAATAAAATCGATGAATCTGATTGTAAGTTTTGGAAGAATTTTGAGCCAGTAACTAAGCTTAAATGTGGCATTACTAAAGGGAAAAAATTAGATTCTCTTAAACAAGTATTCTATTTAACTCCTGAACCTAAACCTGAACCTGAACCAATTATAGTTAAATCAGAATTAAATAAATTAACAGTCAGGGAGTTAAAACAATTGGCAAAAGACACAGGAATAACGGGATATAGTAGTCTCAAAAAAGCTGAATTGATTAATAAGTTAAAGGAAAAAGTTTAA
- a CDS encoding NAD(P)H-dependent glycerol-3-phosphate dehydrogenase — MTNKKINLTIIGAGLWGQALATLAKYNDQNNVRIWSRKSTESLADIVQEASVIVSAVSMKGVRPTIEKLQALKIPEETIFVSATKGLDPVTTLTPSQIWQETFPTHPVVVLSGPNLSEEIKKGLPAATVVSSENITAAETVQEIFSSDIFRVYVNNDPIGTELGGTLKNVMAIASGVCDGLQLGTNAKSALLTRALPEMIRVGMELGASPETFFGLSGLGDLMATCDSSLSRNYRVGYGLSQGKTLEEILLDLKSTAEGVNTANVLVDLAKKYRIAIPISRQVYRLLNGKITAQEAVQELMARDLKAEFDDLDFT; from the coding sequence ATGACGAATAAAAAGATTAACTTAACCATCATCGGTGCAGGATTATGGGGACAAGCATTAGCCACCTTAGCCAAATATAATGATCAGAATAATGTCCGAATCTGGTCACGAAAAAGTACAGAATCTTTAGCCGATATTGTTCAGGAAGCATCGGTCATTGTTTCTGCAGTTTCCATGAAAGGGGTAAGACCGACTATTGAGAAACTTCAAGCCTTAAAAATTCCCGAAGAAACCATTTTTGTCAGTGCAACAAAAGGATTAGATCCTGTTACAACCTTAACCCCTTCTCAAATTTGGCAAGAAACCTTTCCTACCCATCCCGTGGTGGTATTATCAGGGCCCAATTTATCAGAAGAAATTAAAAAAGGACTGCCCGCGGCCACCGTTGTTTCTAGTGAGAATATAACCGCCGCAGAAACTGTGCAAGAAATCTTTTCATCGGATATTTTTCGGGTTTACGTGAACAATGATCCCATCGGTACAGAATTAGGAGGAACCCTGAAAAATGTCATGGCGATCGCTTCTGGGGTTTGTGATGGCTTACAGTTAGGAACTAATGCCAAATCTGCCCTATTAACCCGTGCGTTACCGGAAATGATTCGTGTCGGAATGGAATTAGGAGCTTCCCCAGAAACTTTCTTTGGCCTATCAGGATTGGGGGATTTAATGGCAACTTGTGATAGTTCTTTATCCCGTAATTATCGCGTCGGTTATGGTCTTTCTCAAGGGAAAACCTTAGAGGAAATTCTCCTAGATTTAAAAAGTACGGCAGAAGGGGTTAATACGGCGAATGTGTTGGTAGATTTAGCTAAGAAATACAGAATAGCCATTCCCATTTCCCGCCAAGTTTACCGACTGTTAAATGGCAAAATTACCGCACAAGAAGCTGTCCAAGAATTAATGGCCAGAGATCTTAAAGCGGAGTTTGATGACCTAGATTTTACTTAA
- a CDS encoding MFS transporter: MTVVNPQKRTRNFLELWNMSFGFFGIQYGWALQMANTSAIYEYLGANPEQIPLLWLAAPVSGLIAQPIIGYMSDHTWGPLGRRRPYFLVGAILSSLALILMPNASNLWIAAGLLWILDTSVNISMEPFRAFIADLLPKKQHTKGFAMQSFFIGSGAVIASLSPWILTHLFNLNNHSPAPNTIPLTVKVSFYIGAFVFFSTVLWTVLTTEEKPPKNLEALQKSVKNQSIGNKFLEIFSLIKAMPNTMKQLAIVQFFTWLGIFCLFLYFPPAVAHNIFGAVNENSTLYTEGIEWAGICIAVYNGVCFLFSWLLPKLTEITSKKITHSVCLLCGGVGIISLFWIENPYFILLPMVGFGMAWSSTLAIPYALLSPTIPEKNMGLYMGLFNAFIVIPQIFAALGLGWIMHNFLGSNRLLVVVLGGFSLMVAALLIHSVDEAESVNKTQQKLSLS; this comes from the coding sequence ATGACGGTTGTAAACCCCCAAAAAAGAACTCGAAATTTCTTAGAACTTTGGAACATGAGTTTTGGTTTTTTTGGCATCCAATATGGGTGGGCTTTACAAATGGCCAATACCAGTGCAATTTATGAATATTTAGGGGCTAATCCTGAACAAATTCCCTTACTTTGGTTAGCGGCCCCAGTAAGTGGTTTAATTGCTCAACCCATTATTGGTTATATGAGTGATCACACTTGGGGCCCTTTAGGCCGAAGAAGACCTTATTTTTTAGTCGGTGCAATTTTAAGTTCCTTGGCTTTAATCTTAATGCCTAACGCTTCAAACCTGTGGATAGCTGCTGGATTGTTGTGGATTTTAGACACATCAGTTAATATTAGTATGGAACCTTTTCGGGCTTTTATTGCTGATTTACTCCCCAAAAAACAGCATACAAAAGGCTTTGCCATGCAAAGCTTTTTTATCGGTTCAGGAGCCGTTATTGCCTCTCTTTCTCCCTGGATATTGACTCATTTATTCAACTTAAATAATCATTCTCCTGCACCGAATACCATTCCCCTTACTGTTAAAGTCTCTTTTTATATCGGGGCTTTTGTTTTTTTTAGTACCGTCCTTTGGACAGTATTAACGACAGAAGAAAAACCACCAAAAAATTTAGAAGCCTTACAAAAATCCGTAAAAAATCAAAGTATAGGCAATAAATTTCTGGAAATTTTTTCCTTAATTAAAGCCATGCCAAACACCATGAAACAATTGGCAATTGTGCAGTTTTTTACCTGGTTAGGTATCTTTTGTTTATTTTTGTATTTTCCCCCGGCCGTTGCTCATAATATCTTTGGAGCAGTCAACGAAAATTCAACCCTTTATACGGAAGGAATTGAATGGGCAGGAATTTGTATTGCTGTTTACAATGGGGTGTGTTTTCTCTTTTCTTGGCTGTTACCAAAACTAACAGAAATAACCAGTAAAAAAATCACCCATTCTGTTTGTTTATTGTGCGGCGGAGTGGGAATTATTTCCTTATTCTGGATAGAAAATCCCTATTTTATTCTGTTACCAATGGTCGGTTTTGGCATGGCTTGGTCAAGTACCTTAGCCATTCCCTATGCCCTGTTATCGCCGACGATTCCTGAGAAAAATATGGGACTATACATGGGACTTTTTAACGCCTTTATTGTTATTCCTCAAATTTTTGCTGCCCTTGGTTTAGGTTGGATTATGCACAATTTTTTAGGAAGTAATCGTCTACTTGTTGTTGTTTTAGGTGGCTTTTCTCTCATGGTAGCAGCTTTATTAATCCACAGTGTAGACGAGGCAGAATCAGTTAATAAAACTCAGCAAAAATTGAGTCTTTCTTAG
- a CDS encoding AbrB/MazE/SpoVT family DNA-binding domain-containing protein: MDIQLKKWGNSIGFPIPQKIAESFGIDENSIVELTESKDALVITKKQNVSTLDQLLSSIPHDFQYPDDVIDFVESEALGQEMI, from the coding sequence ATGGATATACAATTAAAAAAATGGGGTAATAGTATCGGATTTCCTATTCCTCAAAAAATTGCTGAAAGTTTTGGCATTGATGAAAACTCAATTGTAGAATTGACAGAATCAAAAGATGCTCTTGTCATTACTAAGAAGCAAAATGTTTCGACCCTAGATCAATTATTATCTAGTATTCCCCATGACTTTCAATACCCAGATGATGTGATAGATTTTGTGGAAAGTGAAGCCCTTGGTCAAGAAATGATTTAA
- the tsaB gene encoding tRNA (adenosine(37)-N6)-threonylcarbamoyltransferase complex dimerization subunit type 1 TsaB — protein sequence MTFPNFHQYGLALHTSSSQLGLSLSDFAQDTYTKTWDLDRELSNYLHQYLLDFIDQKTWQHFKFIAVAKGPGSFTSSRIGVVTARTLAQQLNIPLFGVSTLAAFAWFHQDKYDINSPIPVQMKASRGQLYGAIYTKNTENTGLKTILEDSVMMPEEWTQKLQDLQIFSQPLITPLALGMTANSVLELADYDWQQGKRPHWSEVIPFYGMSVVT from the coding sequence ATGACCTTTCCCAATTTTCATCAATATGGTTTGGCGTTACATACTAGCAGTTCTCAACTCGGACTGAGTCTGAGTGACTTTGCTCAAGATACTTATACAAAAACTTGGGATTTAGATCGAGAATTATCTAATTATTTACATCAATATTTATTAGACTTTATTGACCAGAAAACTTGGCAGCATTTCAAGTTTATTGCTGTGGCGAAAGGGCCAGGCAGTTTTACCAGTAGCCGCATTGGTGTGGTAACAGCCCGAACTTTAGCCCAACAATTAAATATTCCTCTGTTTGGGGTTTCTACCTTAGCTGCTTTCGCTTGGTTTCATCAAGATAAATATGATATTAATTCCCCTATTCCGGTACAAATGAAAGCTTCAAGAGGTCAATTATATGGGGCAATTTATACTAAAAATACTGAGAATACAGGATTAAAAACAATATTAGAAGATTCCGTCATGATGCCGGAGGAATGGACACAAAAGTTACAGGATTTACAGATTTTTAGTCAACCTTTAATCACCCCATTAGCTTTAGGCATGACGGCTAATAGTGTATTAGAATTAGCTGATTATGACTGGCAACAGGGAAAACGCCCCCATTGGTCAGAGGTGATTCCTTTTTATGGAATGTCTGTGGTTACTTAA
- a CDS encoding aspartate aminotransferase family protein yields the protein MSHNTLIDTPAKAFDTNEFDTYVMHTYGRFPIAMERGEGCHLWDTEGKEYLDFVAGIATCTLGHAHPALIKTVTQQIQKLHHVSNLYYIPQQGELAQWIVENSCADRVFFCNSGAEANEAAIKLIRKYAHTVLDFLEQPVILTAKGSFHGRTLATITATGQPKYQQDFAPLMPGFEYVPYNDIKAVEHAIADIDEGNRRVAAIMLEPLQGEGGVRPGDMDYFLRLRKICDENNILLVFDEVQVGVGRTGKLWGYENLGVEPDIFTSAKGLAGGIPIGAMMCKKFCDVFTPGTHASTFGGNPFACASALTVLHTIEKDHLLHNVQARGEQLRSKLRAIAQKDPTLFTDVRGWGLINGMEINEEMSVTAIDIVKAAMEEGLLLAPAGPKVLRFVPPLIVSEEEVNQAAAILEKAISKVCSATAC from the coding sequence GTGAGTCACAACACCCTAATAGACACGCCAGCTAAAGCCTTTGATACCAATGAATTTGACACCTATGTGATGCACACCTATGGGCGGTTTCCTATCGCCATGGAACGAGGAGAAGGTTGTCATCTTTGGGACACGGAAGGAAAGGAATATCTTGATTTTGTGGCGGGTATTGCCACCTGTACCCTAGGCCATGCCCATCCTGCCCTAATTAAAACAGTAACCCAACAGATCCAAAAGCTACACCATGTCTCCAATTTATACTATATTCCCCAACAAGGAGAACTGGCTCAGTGGATTGTGGAAAATTCCTGCGCGGATCGGGTCTTTTTCTGTAATTCTGGGGCAGAAGCTAACGAAGCAGCTATTAAACTGATTCGTAAATATGCCCATACTGTTCTCGACTTTTTAGAGCAACCGGTTATTTTAACCGCCAAAGGGAGTTTTCATGGACGAACTTTAGCCACCATTACCGCCACAGGACAACCCAAATATCAACAGGATTTTGCCCCTTTGATGCCTGGATTTGAATATGTTCCTTACAATGATATCAAAGCCGTTGAACACGCGATCGCTGATATTGATGAAGGCAACCGTCGGGTAGCAGCAATCATGTTAGAACCCTTACAAGGAGAAGGGGGAGTGCGCCCTGGTGATATGGATTATTTCTTGCGTCTGAGAAAGATTTGTGATGAGAATAATATTCTCTTGGTCTTTGATGAAGTCCAAGTGGGAGTGGGACGCACCGGAAAACTTTGGGGCTATGAAAATTTGGGGGTTGAACCTGATATCTTTACCAGCGCGAAAGGGTTAGCCGGGGGTATTCCCATTGGGGCCATGATGTGTAAAAAATTCTGCGATGTGTTTACCCCAGGAACCCACGCCAGCACCTTTGGCGGCAACCCCTTTGCTTGTGCTTCTGCTTTGACTGTTTTACACACCATTGAAAAAGATCATCTCTTACACAATGTACAAGCCCGTGGGGAACAATTACGCAGCAAATTGCGGGCGATCGCTCAAAAAGATCCTACCCTATTTACGGATGTACGAGGTTGGGGATTAATTAACGGTATGGAAATCAATGAGGAGATGTCTGTTACTGCTATTGATATTGTTAAGGCGGCCATGGAAGAAGGGTTATTATTAGCCCCGGCAGGTCCAAAAGTGTTACGCTTTGTTCCGCCTTTAATTGTGTCTGAGGAAGAGGTTAATCAAGCAGCCGCCATTCTTGAAAAAGCGATTAGTAAAGTCTGTTCAGCAACTGCTTGTTAA